A window of the Kosakonia sp. BYX6 genome harbors these coding sequences:
- a CDS encoding DNA polymerase III subunit theta, producing MITNLAQLEQQEMDKVNVDLAAAGVAFKERYNMPVIAEAVEREQPAHLRDWFRERLIAHRLASVSLSRLPYEPKAK from the coding sequence ATGATTACTAATCTTGCGCAGCTCGAACAACAAGAGATGGACAAGGTCAATGTCGATCTTGCCGCCGCAGGGGTCGCTTTTAAAGAGCGTTATAACATGCCCGTTATTGCCGAAGCCGTTGAGCGCGAGCAACCCGCGCATTTACGCGACTGGTTTCGCGAACGCCTGATTGCGCATCGTCTGGCCTCCGTGTCGCTCTCTCGCCTGCCTTACGAGCCTAAAGCGAAATAA
- the exoX gene encoding exodeoxyribonuclease X, which produces MLRVIDTETCDLQGGIVEIASVDVIDGKIVNPMSHLVRPDRPISQQAMAIHHITEAMVADQPWIEEVVPLYYGSEWYVAHNASFDRRVLPEMPGEWICTMKLARRLWPGIKYSNMALYKSRKLSVQTPSGLHHHRALYDCYITAALLIDIMQVSGWTPDQMATVTGRPALLTTFTFGKYRGKPVSEIADRDPGYLRWLFNNLDSMSPELRLTLKHYLGEG; this is translated from the coding sequence ATGTTACGTGTTATCGATACCGAGACCTGCGATCTGCAAGGCGGCATCGTAGAGATAGCCTCGGTCGATGTTATCGACGGGAAGATCGTTAATCCGATGAGCCATCTGGTGCGCCCAGACAGGCCGATTAGCCAGCAGGCGATGGCGATACACCATATTACGGAAGCGATGGTCGCGGATCAGCCGTGGATTGAAGAGGTTGTACCGCTTTATTACGGCAGCGAGTGGTATGTGGCGCACAACGCCAGTTTTGACCGCCGCGTGCTGCCTGAAATGCCCGGCGAATGGATTTGCACGATGAAACTGGCGCGCCGTTTATGGCCGGGCATCAAATACAGCAATATGGCGCTGTACAAATCCCGCAAGCTCAGCGTGCAAACGCCGTCGGGTTTGCATCATCACCGCGCACTTTATGATTGCTATATCACTGCGGCATTGCTGATCGACATTATGCAAGTGTCGGGCTGGACGCCGGATCAAATGGCGACCGTGACGGGCCGCCCGGCGCTGCTGACCACGTTTACCTTTGGCAAATATCGCGGCAAACCGGTCTCGGAAATTGCCGATCGCGATCCGGGCTACCTGCGTTGGTTATTCAATAACCTTGATAGCATGAGCCCGGAACTACGCTTAACGCTGAAACACTATCTGGGCGAGGGATAA